One genomic window of Magnolia sinica isolate HGM2019 chromosome 3, MsV1, whole genome shotgun sequence includes the following:
- the LOC131241475 gene encoding uncharacterized protein LOC131241475 gives MEIQQHPPPNPTSLTTLQSSIQNLITNWNRRQRLHRFVLDCTIKQEQQQQHVARRAPWRAHLASFLESTPAHLLFLSLLLLDLILTVLELSSSLLTCNNKNKGATQVLLYHWGGIAILTVLSVRTLALSVALGCSFFRQPGRVVDGLVLIGALILEVLVEGQASGLLVVVSLWRVVRVVESAFELSDEAIEAQIEGIVCQFEVIRNENERLWEAVAERDERIAELEEELARRGDGCLHGHHLMSQSLVEN, from the coding sequence ATGGAAATCCAACAACACCCTCCTCCAAATCCAACCTCACTCACCACCCTCCAATCGTCCATACAAAATCTCATCACAAACTGGAACCGACGGCAGAGATTGCACCGGTTCGTCCTCGATTGCACCATCAaacaagaacaacaacaacaacatgttGCCAGGAGAGCACCATGGAGGGCCCACCTTGCGAGCTTCCTCGAATCAACGCCAGCCCACCTGTTGTTTCTCTCCCTTCTACTACTAGATCTCATCCTCACCGTCCTTGAACTCTCCTCCTCCCTCCTAACTTGCAACAACAAGAACAAGGGTGCAACCCAGGTGTTGTTGTACCACTGGGGTGGGATCGCAATCCTGACCGTTCTTTCGGTCAGGACTCTGGCTCTATCTGTTGCGCTGGGCTGTTCATTTTTCAGGCAACCGGGTCGCGTCGTGGATGGCCTGGTGTTGATCGGAGCGTTGATCCTGGAAGTATTGGTGGAGGGCCAGGCTAGTGGGCTGCTGGTGGTGGTGAGCCTGTGGCGCGTCGTGAGGGTGGTGGAGAGCGCTTTCGAGCTCAGCGATGAGGCTATCGAGGCCCAGATCGAGGGGATAGTGTGCCAGTTCGAGGTGATCCGAAATGAGAATGAACGGCTGTGGGAGGCGGTTGCTGAGAGAGATGAACGGATTGCGGAGCTTGAGGAAGAGCTGGCTCGGCGAGGGGATGGTTGCTTACACGGGCACCATCTGATGTCTCAGTCTTTGGTGGAAAATTAG